The following coding sequences lie in one Fimbriimonadaceae bacterium genomic window:
- a CDS encoding ABC-2 family transporter protein: MTTTLRKWKAVFGIFIQEGLAYRASGVIWILTDLTNALTMPLVWAKASGGAPIAGMTPGDFIVYYLAILILGSFITCHIMWEIATEIREGIFSTYLVRPISFYQYSFFRNISWRILRLTLTLPFFLVLLFFYRGYLGGFQPNVGPEFWISFFLGHLVSFSFVIMMSMLALFVQEAMAIFELYYVPQLFLSGYLFPITLLPEWARQLSMFFPFFYTVGAPTSILVNQLKGPAAWQAIGMQCVWIVVCYFFATVLWRKGLKHYTGIGM, translated from the coding sequence TATCTGGATTCTCACAGACCTCACGAACGCACTCACCATGCCGCTTGTTTGGGCAAAGGCATCTGGCGGTGCCCCCATTGCCGGAATGACGCCCGGCGATTTCATCGTCTACTACCTCGCCATCCTCATCCTTGGCTCCTTCATCACCTGCCACATCATGTGGGAGATCGCGACCGAAATCCGAGAGGGGATCTTCTCAACCTATCTGGTTCGCCCCATCAGCTTCTATCAGTACTCCTTCTTTAGGAACATCTCGTGGCGAATCCTGCGCCTCACGCTTACGCTGCCGTTCTTCCTCGTGCTGCTCTTCTTCTATCGTGGCTATCTCGGAGGCTTCCAGCCAAATGTCGGCCCAGAGTTCTGGATTTCGTTCTTTCTGGGGCACCTGGTCAGCTTCAGCTTCGTCATCATGATGTCCATGCTCGCTCTCTTCGTGCAGGAGGCGATGGCGATCTTTGAGTTGTACTACGTGCCCCAACTCTTTCTTTCGGGCTACCTGTTTCCAATCACGCTCTTGCCCGAATGGGCTCGGCAACTCTCTATGTTCTTTCCGTTCTTCTACACGGTTGGCGCCCCAACTTCGATACTCGTGAACCAACTCAAGGGCCCGGCGGCATGGCAGGCAATCGGGATGCAGTGCGTGTGGATTGTGGTGTGCTACTTCTTCGCCACTGTCCTTTGGCGAAAGGGGTTAAAGCACTACACCGGCATCGGGATGTAA
- a CDS encoding glycoside hydrolase family 15 protein, whose amino-acid sequence MPRPLVFGNGSLLICHDHRYCMRDLYWPHVGLYNHINGHACRVGVWADGAFGWIDEDGWQRTLGYEPGSLVGQSEFVHHGLKLKVEITEAVHPFEPWYLRRFAIHDLSGSERDVRLFINSDFRLNESDAGDTAFFNPFADAMVHYKRETVLALSGRTSEGGLFEYTTAHRGFSNFQGSSEDARDGSLGWNPMTYGCTDSTYSLKFKVPANGDAVAHAWIVVGSSIDDAAEASAKLVGYGFDEVFEETRKHWRDYLAQSDPHLLGLPDDLCASVRQGLLILRTQIDNGGGILAANDSDIMSGGNQVNYSNVWPRDGAFVASVLIQAGYPELADKYFQFSEKLITPHRPYFLQKYWADGTVGPGWHAWMQEGAPEVGHQQDETALTVFELCNFLNKHCSPEAISHSWESFVKPATDHILAFRDANGLPKPSWDLWEERRGIHIYTVSTVIVAFRKASELALQLGDNVRAHSYSQAAVELLAALKKHMWDDSRGCFYRRLIVKADGSYEPDLIIDSSSMQVLLLGVLPADDPMVVSNLAVCDGALWVSTTIGGMARYQDDYYHRVSHDVPGNPWIICTMWLAQSLIAMAQTVDDLQRPEELLRWALDRAEGSGVLAEQLHPFSGEPMSVSPLTWSHAEVVKTAVELAGRMRGLD is encoded by the coding sequence ATGCCCCGTCCCCTTGTTTTTGGAAATGGCAGCCTCCTAATTTGTCATGACCATCGCTATTGCATGCGCGACCTTTACTGGCCCCATGTTGGGCTCTACAACCATATCAACGGACATGCTTGTCGGGTCGGAGTTTGGGCTGATGGCGCATTTGGATGGATAGATGAGGATGGCTGGCAGCGGACCCTTGGATATGAACCGGGCTCCTTGGTTGGGCAATCGGAGTTTGTTCATCATGGGCTAAAGCTTAAGGTTGAGATCACGGAAGCGGTTCATCCGTTTGAGCCTTGGTATCTGCGGCGGTTTGCTATTCACGATCTTAGTGGGAGTGAGCGCGATGTCCGCCTGTTCATTAACAGCGACTTTCGGTTGAACGAATCCGACGCTGGCGATACTGCGTTTTTCAACCCCTTCGCCGATGCGATGGTGCACTACAAACGTGAGACGGTATTAGCCTTGAGCGGACGAACTTCGGAAGGTGGGCTGTTTGAGTACACGACCGCGCATCGGGGGTTCTCAAACTTTCAGGGCAGTTCCGAGGATGCGCGCGACGGGAGCCTTGGCTGGAATCCGATGACTTACGGATGCACCGATTCTACTTACAGCCTCAAATTCAAAGTCCCGGCGAATGGCGATGCCGTCGCACACGCCTGGATCGTTGTAGGGAGTTCGATTGACGATGCTGCAGAGGCGAGTGCAAAGCTGGTCGGCTATGGCTTTGATGAGGTCTTTGAGGAGACCCGGAAGCACTGGCGGGATTACCTCGCACAAAGCGATCCGCACCTTCTGGGATTGCCGGACGATCTCTGCGCGTCGGTTCGTCAGGGGCTGCTTATCTTGCGAACGCAGATCGACAACGGGGGAGGCATTCTTGCAGCGAATGACTCCGATATCATGTCGGGCGGCAACCAGGTCAACTACAGCAACGTTTGGCCTCGGGATGGCGCTTTTGTCGCGTCGGTTCTTATTCAGGCTGGGTATCCCGAACTTGCCGACAAGTATTTCCAGTTCAGTGAGAAGCTCATCACCCCTCATCGACCCTACTTTTTGCAGAAGTACTGGGCGGATGGTACGGTTGGCCCTGGCTGGCACGCTTGGATGCAAGAAGGTGCGCCTGAGGTTGGGCACCAGCAAGACGAAACTGCGCTTACGGTGTTTGAGTTGTGCAATTTCCTCAACAAGCACTGCTCGCCGGAAGCGATCTCTCACAGTTGGGAGAGCTTCGTCAAGCCGGCAACCGATCATATCTTGGCCTTCCGCGATGCGAACGGCTTACCGAAGCCAAGCTGGGATTTGTGGGAAGAACGCCGGGGCATCCATATCTACACGGTTTCGACCGTGATTGTTGCCTTTCGTAAAGCCTCTGAGCTTGCTTTGCAGCTTGGAGACAACGTAAGGGCACACAGTTACTCCCAAGCCGCTGTGGAGCTGCTTGCAGCCCTGAAGAAGCACATGTGGGATGATTCGCGAGGCTGCTTCTATCGGAGGCTGATCGTTAAGGCTGACGGGTCTTACGAACCGGACCTGATTATCGATTCATCCTCGATGCAGGTTCTTCTGTTGGGTGTGCTGCCTGCGGACGATCCGATGGTTGTGTCTAACTTAGCGGTTTGTGATGGGGCGCTTTGGGTCTCGACGACGATTGGGGGGATGGCACGGTACCAAGATGACTACTATCACCGAGTCAGTCATGATGTGCCCGGAAATCCCTGGATTATCTGCACGATGTGGTTAGCACAGTCGCTCATTGCGATGGCGCAGACTGTGGATGACTTGCAACGCCCTGAAGAGTTGCTTCGGTGGGCGCTGGATCGGGCGGAAGGCTCTGGGGTGCTTGCGGAGCAGCTTCACCCGTTTTCGGGCGAGCCTATGAGCGTGAGCCCGCTGACATGGTCGCATGCGGAAGTGGTGAAGACGGCGGTGGAGTTGGCCGGGAGGATGAGGGGGCTTGATTAG
- a CDS encoding alpha/beta hydrolase — MMLVPDQVYAEPLGTPLRFDLIRPDSDELLPLAILIHGGGWISGDKSDMRDLTQALGKAGFAVACPQYRLAPLHVFPAAVEDIQAFVRFARTSASEWGLDPNRIASLGNSAGGHLALMSGLTDAPVDGVSSRVNAVVDICGITDVTVEGIRENPISIQFLEQFMGVSYGEDEARWIAASPIKTISNDAPPILIVHGDEDDIVPISQSEALVAELKRCGVDHEYHTFPGEGHSFTYDNWVKIEHTYLDFLRRRLGSAS; from the coding sequence ATGATGCTGGTTCCTGACCAAGTGTACGCCGAGCCGCTCGGAACACCTCTTCGTTTCGATTTGATTCGACCAGACTCCGACGAGCTGCTGCCATTGGCAATTCTCATTCATGGAGGCGGGTGGATTTCCGGCGACAAGAGCGATATGCGTGACCTGACGCAAGCCTTGGGCAAAGCTGGCTTTGCCGTCGCTTGCCCTCAGTACCGACTGGCCCCTTTGCACGTTTTTCCCGCCGCAGTCGAAGATATCCAGGCGTTTGTCCGCTTTGCCCGCACCTCCGCGTCGGAGTGGGGTCTGGACCCAAATCGTATTGCAAGCCTAGGAAACAGCGCGGGTGGACATTTAGCCCTGATGTCGGGACTGACGGACGCGCCAGTGGACGGCGTCTCGTCCCGAGTGAACGCCGTGGTGGACATTTGCGGGATCACCGATGTCACGGTTGAAGGCATTCGTGAGAACCCCATCAGTATCCAGTTCCTTGAGCAGTTTATGGGTGTCTCTTATGGAGAAGATGAGGCGCGGTGGATTGCCGCAAGTCCGATTAAGACCATCTCGAACGATGCTCCGCCCATCTTGATTGTCCATGGCGATGAGGACGACATCGTGCCCATCAGCCAGAGCGAAGCCCTCGTCGCCGAGCTAAAACGTTGCGGGGTGGACCACGAGTATCACACCTTCCCAGGTGAAGGGCATTCCTTCACTTACGACAACTGGGTGAAGATCGAACACACCTACCTCGACTTCTTGCGGAGGCGGCTCGGCAGTGCCTCTTGA
- the ltaE gene encoding low-specificity L-threonine aldolase — MPLDAHVPKTQKGIVDLRSDTVTRPTQAMLDAMLSAPLGDDVLGDDPTVTALEQKAGEMLGKEAGMFVPSGTMGNQIAIVCHTKRGDSILAEQEAHILFYEVGGPAVIGQVVSFTLPSDKGAMDPIEVEKRVLEKSLHTPGTSLICVENTHNRAGGTVIPIPYLAAYREIANRKGVSLHLDGARVFNAAVALGVPVKEIAQYFDSVSFCLSKGLGTPVGSVLVGSALLIEEARYWRKRLGGGMRQSGLLAACGLYALENNVERLAEDHARARRVAQAISVLPGISVDMDRVQTNIVLANFDRPAVDWQNSLAERGIWALPFGEFQMRLVFHLDIDDSMADRAVEAFQAG; from the coding sequence GTGCCTCTTGACGCTCACGTTCCCAAGACGCAAAAGGGGATTGTCGATCTTCGCAGCGATACCGTAACCCGCCCAACCCAGGCGATGCTCGACGCCATGTTGAGTGCGCCGCTTGGGGACGATGTCCTTGGCGACGATCCTACGGTAACCGCCCTCGAACAAAAGGCCGGCGAGATGCTGGGCAAGGAAGCTGGCATGTTCGTTCCCAGCGGCACTATGGGCAACCAAATCGCCATCGTATGCCACACCAAGCGCGGCGACTCCATCCTTGCCGAGCAAGAAGCTCACATCCTGTTTTATGAGGTCGGTGGACCGGCTGTCATTGGTCAAGTCGTTTCGTTCACGCTTCCGTCGGACAAGGGAGCGATGGACCCGATAGAAGTTGAGAAGAGAGTCCTCGAAAAATCTTTGCACACACCCGGCACGAGCCTCATCTGTGTCGAAAACACCCACAACCGCGCCGGTGGAACCGTAATCCCAATCCCCTACTTGGCGGCCTATCGGGAGATCGCGAATCGTAAAGGCGTTTCGCTCCACCTCGATGGCGCGCGTGTCTTTAACGCCGCGGTCGCGCTCGGTGTGCCGGTTAAGGAGATCGCGCAATACTTCGATTCGGTGAGCTTCTGCCTCAGCAAGGGGCTGGGAACCCCCGTCGGATCCGTTCTCGTTGGCTCCGCGCTGTTGATAGAAGAGGCACGTTACTGGCGCAAGCGCTTAGGCGGAGGAATGCGACAGTCGGGTCTGCTCGCTGCCTGCGGATTGTACGCCCTGGAGAACAACGTCGAGCGGCTTGCCGAGGATCACGCTCGGGCGCGCCGCGTTGCCCAAGCCATCTCAGTGCTTCCCGGCATCTCGGTGGACATGGACCGGGTCCAGACCAACATCGTCCTCGCAAACTTCGATCGTCCCGCTGTCGATTGGCAGAACTCTCTGGCCGAACGAGGCATTTGGGCGCTTCCTTTTGGCGAGTTTCAAATGCGACTGGTGTTCCACTTGGACATCGACGATTCGATGGCAGATCGCGCGGTCGAAGCCTTTCAAGCGGGCTAG